One Paraburkholderia phytofirmans OLGA172 genomic window carries:
- a CDS encoding DUF3025 domain-containing protein: MQVQEAVRVDFGFADIDWSKPWFAQFAARGERWQRGALTSYAALLAEMNADAGEMRQVTGRGQRLAFIAQDELPPGAAYEAHIAATGCVPTRHNLHDFFNGSMWFAFPRIKAALNARQSAAIDVLGVGPTRGGVRDTLTLFDENALLFACADPALSAALRGFDWQTLLIAHRDAWGARCEVRCFGHALLEKLIAPFKACTGHAWIVDVPSEYFGWDAAARDKCLDESVSTALLSTEALTSRMFAPLPVLGIPGWWAENEYAAFYDDTSVFRAGRRSR; this comes from the coding sequence ATGCAGGTGCAAGAGGCGGTGCGCGTGGACTTCGGTTTCGCCGATATCGACTGGTCGAAGCCGTGGTTCGCGCAGTTCGCGGCGCGCGGCGAGCGCTGGCAGCGGGGCGCGCTAACGAGCTACGCCGCCTTGCTCGCAGAAATGAATGCCGACGCCGGCGAGATGCGGCAGGTGACAGGGCGCGGCCAGCGCCTCGCGTTCATTGCGCAGGACGAGCTGCCGCCGGGTGCGGCTTACGAGGCGCACATCGCGGCGACGGGCTGCGTGCCGACGCGCCACAACCTGCATGATTTTTTCAACGGGTCGATGTGGTTTGCGTTTCCGCGGATCAAGGCGGCGCTGAACGCGCGACAGTCTGCGGCGATCGACGTGTTAGGCGTCGGCCCGACCCGCGGCGGCGTGCGCGATACGCTGACCTTGTTCGACGAAAACGCGTTGCTGTTCGCCTGTGCCGATCCGGCGTTGAGCGCGGCATTGCGCGGGTTCGACTGGCAGACGCTGCTGATTGCTCATCGTGATGCCTGGGGCGCGCGCTGCGAAGTGCGTTGCTTCGGCCACGCGCTGCTGGAAAAGCTGATTGCCCCGTTCAAGGCCTGCACGGGCCACGCGTGGATCGTCGACGTGCCGTCCGAATACTTTGGCTGGGACGCCGCCGCGCGCGACAAATGCCTCGACGAGTCTGTCAGCACGGCACTTCTGAGCACCGAGGCATTGACGAGCCGCATGTTTGCGCCGCTGCCGGTGCTGGGGATTCCGGGCTGGTGGGCGGAGAACGAATACGCCGCGTTTTACGATGACACGTCCGTCTTTCGCGCCGGGCGGCGTTCGCGCTAA
- the pyrC gene encoding dihydroorotase: MTASNASLDSIDTIDTVTIARPDDWHLHVRDGEMLAAVLPDTARQFGRAIIMPNLKPPVTTTAMAQAYRERVVAAIPAGAKFEPLMTLYLTDNTPPDEIRRARESGFVHGVKLYPAGATTNSDAGVTDIMKCAKTLEVMQETGMPLLVHGEVTDSSIDLFDREKVFIDRVMTPLRREFPALKVVFEHITTKDAVDYIREAGVEPGLLGATITAHHLLYNRNAIFQGGIRPHYYCLPVLKRETHRVALVEAATSGNPRFFLGTDSAPHPKGLKEHACGCAGCYTALHALELYTEAFDKAGALDKLEGFASFFGADFYGLPRSEEKVTLRREEWTLPAELPVGDTPVVPLRGGESIGWRLV, from the coding sequence ATGACCGCTTCCAACGCCTCCCTCGATTCGATCGACACCATCGACACTGTTACGATCGCCCGCCCGGACGACTGGCACCTGCACGTTCGCGACGGAGAGATGCTCGCTGCCGTATTGCCGGATACCGCGCGCCAGTTCGGTCGCGCGATCATCATGCCTAACCTGAAACCGCCGGTCACCACGACCGCAATGGCGCAGGCGTATCGCGAGCGCGTCGTCGCCGCGATCCCGGCCGGGGCGAAGTTCGAACCGCTGATGACGCTGTACCTGACCGACAACACGCCGCCCGACGAAATCCGCCGCGCGCGCGAAAGCGGCTTCGTGCATGGCGTGAAGCTGTACCCGGCGGGTGCGACGACCAACTCGGACGCGGGCGTCACCGACATCATGAAGTGCGCCAAAACGCTCGAAGTGATGCAGGAAACCGGCATGCCGTTGCTGGTGCACGGCGAAGTGACGGATTCGTCGATTGACCTGTTCGACCGCGAGAAGGTGTTTATCGACCGCGTGATGACGCCGTTGCGGCGCGAATTTCCGGCGCTGAAGGTGGTGTTCGAGCACATCACCACGAAGGATGCCGTCGACTACATCCGTGAAGCCGGCGTGGAGCCGGGGCTGCTGGGTGCGACGATCACCGCGCATCATCTGCTGTACAACCGCAACGCGATTTTCCAGGGCGGCATTCGCCCGCATTATTACTGCCTGCCGGTGTTGAAGCGCGAGACGCATCGCGTGGCGCTGGTCGAGGCGGCGACCTCGGGTAATCCGCGCTTCTTCCTCGGCACGGATAGCGCGCCGCATCCGAAGGGTCTGAAGGAACACGCGTGCGGCTGTGCGGGTTGCTACACGGCACTGCATGCGCTCGAACTCTATACGGAAGCATTTGACAAGGCCGGCGCGCTGGACAAGCTCGAAGGCTTCGCTAGCTTCTTCGGTGCGGATTTCTACGGTCTGCCGCGTAGCGAGGAGAAAGTCACGCTGCGTCGCGAAGAATGGACGTTGCCGGCTGAATTGCCGGTCGGCGACACGCCTGTTGTGCCGCTGCGCGGCGGTGAGTCGATTGGTTGGCGTCTCGTCTGA
- a CDS encoding class II glutamine amidotransferase, with protein sequence MCQLLGMNCAAPTDVTFSFTGFAARGGVTDHHADGWGIAFFEDKACRLFIDHQSSATSPIAEMVKRYPIKSKNTIAHIRKATQGHILLENCHPFMRELWGRHWIFAHNGDLKDYSPALNGVYQPVGTTDSELAFCALLQGLRKAFPGTQPPLGELFAALETLTREITQFGVFNFLMSNGQALFAHCSTHLHYIVRRWPFSTAHLVDADVSIDFAKYTTPEDRVAVIATKPLTDNEVWTAFEPGDLMMFQHGEVIDRVNVPVPASVLEKLRNPALDASASATTIAASIEAVATAEVDLEAADDTAAFES encoded by the coding sequence ATGTGCCAACTTCTCGGAATGAACTGCGCCGCGCCGACGGACGTCACGTTCTCGTTCACCGGCTTTGCGGCGCGCGGCGGCGTCACCGATCACCACGCGGACGGCTGGGGCATCGCCTTCTTCGAAGACAAAGCCTGCCGCCTGTTCATCGACCATCAATCGTCGGCCACCTCGCCGATCGCCGAGATGGTCAAGCGCTACCCGATCAAATCGAAGAACACGATCGCGCATATCCGCAAGGCGACGCAAGGGCACATCCTGCTCGAGAACTGCCATCCGTTCATGCGCGAACTGTGGGGGCGCCACTGGATCTTCGCGCACAACGGCGACCTGAAAGATTATTCGCCGGCGCTTAACGGCGTCTATCAACCGGTCGGCACGACCGACAGCGAACTCGCGTTCTGCGCGTTGCTGCAAGGTTTGCGCAAAGCTTTCCCGGGCACGCAGCCGCCGCTCGGCGAACTGTTCGCCGCACTCGAGACCCTCACGCGCGAGATCACGCAGTTCGGCGTATTCAATTTTCTGATGTCGAACGGCCAGGCGCTGTTCGCGCACTGCTCGACGCATCTGCACTACATCGTACGGCGCTGGCCGTTCTCGACCGCGCATCTGGTCGATGCGGACGTGTCGATCGATTTCGCCAAGTACACGACGCCGGAAGACCGCGTCGCCGTGATCGCGACCAAACCGCTCACTGATAACGAAGTGTGGACCGCTTTCGAACCGGGCGATCTGATGATGTTCCAGCACGGTGAAGTGATCGACCGAGTCAACGTGCCCGTGCCGGCTTCGGTGCTGGAGAAGCTGCGCAATCCGGCGTTGGACGCCTCGGCTTCGGCAACTACGATTGCGGCTTCGATTGAGGCGGTGGCCACTGCCGAGGTCGATCTCGAAGCCGCGGACGACACCGCCGCTTTCGAATCCTGA
- a CDS encoding amino acid ABC transporter ATP-binding protein has protein sequence MISIKNVSKWYGQFQVLTDCTTEVKKGEVVVVCGPSGSGKSTLIKTVNGLEPFQKGEIVINGQSLTDKKTNLSKLRAKVGMVFQHFELFPHLSIVQNLTLAQIKVLGRSKDEATTKGYKLLDRVGLRAHADKFPGQLSGGQQQRVAIARALSMDPIAMLFDEPTSALDPEMINEVLDVMVELAQEGMTMMCVTHEMGFAKKVAHRVIFMDKGLIVEDDKKEDFFANPKSDRAKDFLAKILH, from the coding sequence ATGATCTCTATCAAGAATGTTTCGAAGTGGTACGGTCAGTTTCAAGTGCTGACCGACTGCACGACGGAAGTCAAAAAAGGTGAAGTGGTGGTGGTGTGCGGGCCGTCGGGCTCGGGCAAGTCCACGCTGATCAAAACCGTTAACGGCCTCGAGCCGTTCCAGAAGGGCGAGATCGTCATCAACGGCCAATCGCTGACCGACAAGAAAACCAATCTGTCGAAGCTGCGTGCGAAGGTCGGCATGGTGTTCCAGCACTTCGAACTGTTTCCGCATCTGTCGATCGTGCAGAACCTGACGCTTGCGCAGATCAAGGTGCTCGGCCGTTCGAAGGACGAGGCCACGACCAAGGGCTACAAGCTGCTCGATCGCGTTGGTCTGCGTGCGCATGCGGATAAGTTTCCGGGGCAACTGTCGGGCGGTCAGCAGCAGCGTGTGGCGATTGCGCGCGCACTGTCGATGGACCCGATCGCCATGCTGTTCGACGAGCCGACTTCCGCGCTCGATCCGGAAATGATCAACGAAGTGCTCGACGTGATGGTCGAACTCGCGCAGGAAGGCATGACGATGATGTGCGTCACGCACGAAATGGGCTTTGCCAAGAAGGTCGCGCACCGCGTGATTTTCATGGACAAGGGCTTGATCGTGGAAGACGACAAGAAGGAAGACTTCTTCGCGAATCCGAAGTCGGATCGCGCGAAGGATTTTCTGGCGAAGATCCTGCACTGA
- the gltK gene encoding glutamate/aspartate ABC transporter permease GltK gives MHHFDWSGIPGALPTLWTGAIVTIKITLIAIVIGIVWGTLLAIMRLSPIKPFEWFAKAYVTVFRSIPLVMVLLWFFLIVPQVLQNVLGLSPDIDIRLASAMVAFSLFEAAYYSEIIRAGIQAVPRGQVNAAFALGMSYPQAMRLIVLPQAFRAMVPLLLTQGIVLFQDTSLVYVISLADFFRTATNIGDRDGTNVEMVLFAGACYFVICVIASSLVKGLQKKVAR, from the coding sequence ATGCATCATTTCGACTGGAGCGGTATTCCGGGCGCACTGCCTACGCTGTGGACCGGCGCTATCGTCACCATCAAGATCACGCTGATTGCGATCGTGATCGGCATCGTCTGGGGCACCCTTCTCGCGATCATGCGACTCTCGCCGATCAAGCCGTTCGAATGGTTCGCGAAGGCTTACGTCACGGTTTTCCGTTCGATCCCGCTGGTGATGGTGCTGTTGTGGTTCTTCCTGATCGTGCCGCAGGTGCTGCAGAACGTGCTGGGCTTGTCGCCGGATATCGACATCCGGCTGGCTTCGGCAATGGTCGCTTTCTCGCTGTTCGAGGCTGCGTACTATTCGGAGATCATCCGCGCCGGCATTCAGGCGGTGCCGCGCGGGCAGGTCAATGCCGCGTTTGCGCTCGGCATGAGCTACCCGCAGGCGATGCGCCTCATCGTGCTGCCGCAGGCGTTCCGCGCGATGGTGCCGCTGCTGCTTACGCAAGGTATCGTGCTGTTTCAGGATACGTCGCTCGTCTACGTGATCAGCCTTGCCGACTTCTTCCGCACCGCCACGAATATTGGCGACCGTGACGGTACGAATGTCGAAATGGTACTGTTCGCGGGCGCGTGTTATTTCGTGATCTGCGTGATCGCGTCGAGCCTCGTCAAAGGTCTTCAGAAAAAGGTCGCAAGATGA
- a CDS encoding amino acid ABC transporter permease: MSYHWNWGILLSPVSTGEPTTYLGWLMSGFWVTITVSLSAWVIALIVGSLFGVLRTVPNKWASGIGTLYVAIFRNIPLIVQFFIWYLVIPELLPVSIGTWYKQLPPSAQFFSSSIICLGLFTAARVCEQVRSGINALPRGQRAAGLAMGFTQWQTYRYVLLPVAYRIIVPPLTSEFLNIFKNSAVASTIGLLDLSAQARQLVDYTSQTYESFIAVTLAYVLINLIVMQLMRWVEHKTRLPGYIGGK, translated from the coding sequence ATGTCATATCACTGGAACTGGGGCATTCTGCTGAGTCCGGTCTCTACCGGCGAGCCGACTACCTATCTCGGCTGGCTAATGTCCGGCTTCTGGGTGACGATTACCGTGTCGCTTTCGGCATGGGTGATCGCGCTGATCGTCGGTTCGCTTTTTGGTGTGCTGCGCACGGTGCCGAATAAATGGGCGTCGGGTATCGGCACGCTCTATGTCGCAATCTTCCGCAACATCCCGCTAATCGTGCAGTTCTTCATCTGGTATCTGGTGATACCGGAGTTGCTGCCGGTGTCGATCGGGACCTGGTACAAGCAACTGCCGCCGAGTGCGCAGTTCTTCTCGTCGTCGATCATTTGTCTTGGGCTCTTCACCGCTGCGCGCGTGTGCGAGCAGGTGCGCTCGGGCATCAACGCGTTGCCGCGCGGCCAGCGCGCCGCGGGCCTGGCAATGGGTTTCACGCAATGGCAGACGTATCGCTACGTGCTGCTGCCGGTGGCGTACCGGATCATCGTGCCGCCACTTACGTCCGAGTTTCTGAACATCTTCAAGAACTCGGCGGTCGCGTCGACCATCGGTCTGCTGGATCTGTCAGCTCAAGCCCGGCAACTGGTCGACTACACGTCGCAGACGTATGAGTCGTTCATCGCGGTCACGCTGGCGTATGTGCTGATCAATCTGATCGTGATGCAACTGATGCGCTGGGTCGAACACAAGACCCGGTTGCCCGGCTATATCGGAGGTAAGTGA
- a CDS encoding glutamate/aspartate ABC transporter substrate-binding protein, with protein sequence MKVKKAALLLATLGLFTVGAHAQDAGTLKKIKDTGVISLGHRESSIPFSYYDDKQNVIGYSQEFALKVVEAVKQKLNMPNLKVKLTPVTSQNRIPLVQNGTVDMECGSTTNNAERQQQAAFSNTIFVIGTRLMTKKDSGVKDWADLKGKTVVTTAGTTSERILRKMNQDKSMGMNIISAKDHGESFLTLSTGRAAAFMMDDALLAGERAKSNNPGDFVIVGTPQSHEAYGCMIRKNDPEFKKVVDEAIAKVETSGEADQIYKKWFESPIPPKGLNLNFPESDDMKALFKSPNDKAID encoded by the coding sequence ATGAAGGTTAAAAAAGCTGCGCTGCTGCTCGCGACTCTCGGACTGTTTACGGTTGGCGCGCATGCGCAAGACGCCGGTACGCTGAAAAAGATCAAGGACACGGGCGTGATTTCGCTGGGTCATCGCGAATCGTCGATCCCGTTTTCGTATTACGACGACAAGCAGAATGTCATCGGCTATTCGCAGGAATTCGCGCTGAAGGTCGTTGAGGCGGTCAAGCAGAAGCTGAACATGCCTAACCTGAAGGTCAAGCTGACGCCGGTCACATCGCAAAACCGTATTCCGCTGGTGCAGAACGGCACCGTCGACATGGAATGCGGCTCGACCACCAATAACGCCGAGCGCCAGCAACAGGCTGCGTTCTCGAACACGATCTTCGTGATCGGCACGCGTTTGATGACCAAGAAGGATTCCGGCGTCAAGGATTGGGCCGACCTGAAGGGCAAGACGGTCGTCACGACCGCCGGCACCACGTCCGAGCGTATCCTGCGCAAGATGAACCAGGACAAGAGCATGGGCATGAACATCATCAGCGCGAAAGACCACGGTGAGTCGTTCCTGACGCTCTCTACCGGCCGCGCTGCTGCGTTCATGATGGACGACGCACTGCTGGCAGGCGAACGCGCCAAGTCGAACAACCCGGGCGACTTCGTGATCGTCGGCACGCCGCAATCGCATGAAGCGTACGGCTGCATGATTCGCAAGAACGATCCGGAATTCAAGAAGGTCGTCGACGAAGCAATCGCCAAGGTCGAAACCTCGGGCGAAGCCGATCAGATCTACAAGAAATGGTTCGAATCGCCGATTCCGCCGAAGGGCCTGAACCTGAACTTCCCGGAAAGCGATGACATGAAGGCGCTCTTCAAGAGCCCGAATGACAAGGCAATCGATTAA
- a CDS encoding Glu/Leu/Phe/Val family dehydrogenase produces the protein MSSQQQAAQSASTLQSVPSYLNKDDLGPWGNYLRQVDRVAPYLGSLSRWLETLKRPKRILIVDVPIELDNGTVAHFEGYRVQHNVSRGPGKGGVRYHQDVTLSEVMALSAWMSVKNAAVNVPYGGAKGGIRVDPRTLSRGELERVTRRYTSEIGIIIGPNTDIPAPDVNTNEQIMAWMMDTYSMNQGQTATGVVTGKPITLGGSLGRREATGRGVFVVASEAARRIGVDIEGARIAVQGFGNVGGIAARLFQEAGSKLVAVQDHTGTLYKSTGIDAVALLDYVAKHGGVGGFPEADAIASEEFWNVESDILIPAALENQITEKNAGKIKTKIVVEGANGPTTTAADDILHDRGILVIPDVVANAGGVTVSYFEWVQDFSSFFWTEDEINQRLERVMREAFAAVWQVSSEQKVSVRTAAFIVACKRILEARELRGLYP, from the coding sequence ATGTCATCCCAGCAACAAGCAGCACAATCCGCATCAACGTTGCAGTCGGTTCCTTCCTACCTGAATAAAGACGACCTCGGCCCGTGGGGCAACTACCTGCGTCAGGTCGACCGCGTCGCGCCGTACCTCGGCTCACTGTCCCGCTGGCTTGAAACCCTGAAGCGCCCGAAGCGCATTCTGATCGTCGATGTGCCTATCGAACTCGATAACGGCACAGTTGCGCACTTCGAAGGCTATCGCGTGCAGCACAATGTGTCGCGCGGTCCGGGTAAGGGCGGCGTGCGCTATCACCAGGACGTGACGCTGTCGGAAGTGATGGCGCTGTCGGCGTGGATGTCGGTGAAGAACGCTGCTGTGAACGTGCCGTACGGCGGCGCGAAGGGTGGTATTCGTGTCGACCCGCGCACCTTGTCGCGTGGCGAGCTGGAGCGCGTGACGCGCCGCTACACCAGCGAAATCGGCATCATCATCGGGCCGAATACCGACATCCCCGCGCCGGACGTGAACACGAACGAGCAGATCATGGCGTGGATGATGGACACGTACTCGATGAACCAGGGCCAAACGGCCACGGGCGTCGTGACGGGCAAGCCGATCACGCTGGGCGGTTCGCTGGGCCGCCGTGAAGCGACGGGCCGCGGCGTGTTCGTGGTCGCCTCCGAAGCCGCACGCCGCATTGGTGTCGACATCGAAGGCGCACGTATCGCCGTGCAGGGCTTCGGTAACGTGGGCGGCATCGCTGCGCGTCTGTTCCAGGAAGCGGGCTCGAAGCTGGTCGCGGTGCAGGATCACACCGGCACGCTGTACAAGTCGACCGGTATCGATGCGGTCGCGCTGCTGGATTACGTGGCGAAGCACGGTGGCGTGGGCGGTTTCCCGGAAGCCGATGCGATCGCGAGCGAAGAATTCTGGAACGTCGAATCCGACATCCTGATTCCGGCTGCGCTCGAAAACCAGATCACCGAAAAGAACGCCGGCAAGATCAAGACCAAGATCGTCGTGGAAGGCGCCAACGGCCCGACCACCACGGCAGCGGACGACATTCTGCACGACCGCGGCATCCTCGTGATTCCGGACGTGGTGGCGAATGCCGGCGGCGTGACGGTGTCGTACTTCGAATGGGTGCAGGACTTCTCGAGCTTCTTCTGGACCGAAGACGAGATCAACCAGCGTCTCGAGCGCGTGATGCGTGAAGCGTTTGCCGCAGTGTGGCAGGTGTCGAGCGAACAGAAGGTGTCCGTGCGGACCGCGGCGTTTATCGTCGCATGTAAGCGGATCCTGGAAGCGCGCGAATTGCGCGGTCTGTATCCCTGA
- a CDS encoding LysR family transcriptional regulator: MELKWLEDFVSLAETRSFSRSAESRHVTQPAFSRRIQALEAWLGTELIDRSVYPTRLTAAGQVFYEQALAMLSQFHEARALLRGHTATPQATIEFAVPHTLSLTYFPRWLQRIEAQMGPIHTRLRALNVHDAALALVEGGCDLMMGYHHPSHPIALDPARYDMLTLGNEPISPFSAPGRAGRARHTLPGTAETPTPYLTYTPNAYLGRMTEVILANAQERLYLDRLYETDMAEGLKAMALAGHGIAFLPHSAVEDAVADGKLIRLDRATRGTPEGQLTLTMEIRLYRDKLAAKGDDARQILVRQLWDVVSEELAQGASAA, encoded by the coding sequence ATGGAACTGAAATGGCTCGAAGACTTCGTTTCGCTCGCGGAAACGCGTAGTTTTAGCCGCTCGGCCGAATCGCGTCACGTCACGCAGCCGGCGTTTTCGCGGCGGATTCAGGCACTGGAAGCGTGGTTGGGCACGGAATTGATCGATCGTTCGGTTTACCCGACGCGGTTGACGGCGGCAGGCCAGGTGTTCTACGAGCAGGCGCTGGCGATGCTGTCGCAGTTCCACGAGGCGCGTGCCCTGCTGCGCGGGCACACGGCGACGCCGCAGGCGACCATCGAGTTCGCAGTCCCGCACACGCTGTCACTGACGTATTTCCCGCGCTGGCTGCAGCGCATCGAAGCGCAAATGGGCCCGATTCACACCCGGCTGCGGGCGTTGAACGTGCACGATGCGGCTTTGGCGCTGGTGGAAGGCGGCTGCGATCTGATGATGGGCTATCACCATCCGAGCCATCCAATCGCGCTTGACCCGGCGCGCTACGACATGCTGACGCTCGGCAACGAGCCGATCAGCCCGTTCTCGGCGCCGGGCCGCGCCGGCCGTGCCCGGCACACGCTGCCGGGCACGGCCGAAACGCCCACGCCCTATCTGACCTACACGCCGAACGCGTACCTCGGGCGCATGACCGAAGTGATCCTCGCTAATGCGCAAGAGCGCCTGTATCTCGACCGCTTGTACGAAACCGACATGGCCGAGGGGCTCAAAGCGATGGCGTTGGCCGGCCACGGCATCGCCTTTCTGCCCCACAGCGCCGTGGAAGACGCGGTTGCCGACGGCAAGCTGATCCGCCTCGATCGCGCAACGCGTGGCACGCCGGAGGGGCAGCTCACGCTGACCATGGAGATTCGCCTCTATCGCGACAAGCTGGCCGCGAAAGGCGACGATGCGCGGCAGATACTCGTGCGGCAGTTATGGGACGTGGTGTCGGAGGAGTTGGCGCAAGGCGCAAGCGCTGCCTGA
- the purB gene encoding adenylosuccinate lyase yields the protein MSDTRPDTLFALNALSPLDGRYASKTEALREWLSEAAFMRNRVTVEIHWLIALSHAGFAEVPRFSAAAEQFLLQLAERFTAHDAARIKEIERVTNHDVKAVEYWLKESVKGQEELERASEFIHFACTSEDINNTSHGLMLAGAREHVILPALRSVHQRLVALAHAQAEQPMLSRTHGQPASPTTLGKEIANVAARLERAIDRIAKVELLGKMNGAVGNFNAHLSAYPEFDWEAFSREVVEQRLKLTFNPYTIQIEPHDYMAELFDAVSRANTILLDLDRDVWGYISVGYFKQRTKAGEIGSSTMPHKVNPIDFENSEGNLGLANATLRHLADKLPISRWQRDLTDSTVLRNMGVAFGYSLLAYDSLIRGLDKLEVNAQRLNEDLDNCWEVLAEPVQTVMRRYGIENPYEQLKELTRGKGITREALQTFVTGLAIPQDAKDRLLAMTPGSYIGKAVELAKRIA from the coding sequence ATGTCCGACACCCGCCCCGACACCCTGTTCGCGCTGAACGCGCTCTCCCCGCTCGACGGCCGTTACGCGTCGAAAACCGAAGCCCTGCGCGAGTGGCTCTCGGAAGCCGCTTTCATGCGCAATCGCGTGACGGTTGAAATCCACTGGCTGATCGCGCTCTCGCACGCCGGTTTCGCCGAAGTGCCGCGCTTTTCAGCAGCGGCCGAGCAATTCCTGCTGCAACTGGCCGAGCGCTTCACCGCGCACGACGCCGCGCGCATCAAGGAAATCGAACGCGTGACGAATCACGACGTAAAAGCGGTCGAGTACTGGCTGAAAGAATCGGTCAAGGGTCAGGAAGAACTGGAACGCGCGAGCGAGTTCATCCACTTCGCCTGCACGTCGGAAGACATCAACAACACGTCGCACGGCCTGATGCTCGCCGGCGCGCGTGAACACGTCATTCTGCCGGCACTGCGCTCGGTGCATCAGCGACTCGTCGCGCTGGCTCACGCGCAGGCCGAACAGCCGATGCTGTCGCGCACGCACGGCCAGCCGGCCAGCCCGACCACGCTCGGCAAGGAAATCGCCAACGTCGCCGCGCGGCTGGAACGCGCGATCGACCGTATCGCCAAGGTCGAACTGCTGGGCAAGATGAACGGCGCGGTCGGCAACTTCAATGCGCATCTGTCTGCGTATCCGGAATTCGACTGGGAAGCGTTCTCGCGCGAAGTGGTCGAACAGCGCCTGAAGCTCACGTTCAATCCGTACACGATCCAGATCGAACCGCACGACTACATGGCCGAACTGTTCGACGCCGTGTCGCGCGCGAATACGATCCTGCTGGATCTGGACCGCGACGTGTGGGGCTACATCTCGGTCGGTTACTTCAAGCAACGCACGAAGGCCGGCGAAATCGGTTCGTCGACGATGCCGCACAAGGTCAATCCGATCGACTTCGAAAACTCGGAAGGCAACCTGGGCTTGGCCAACGCCACGCTGCGCCACCTCGCCGACAAGCTGCCGATTTCGCGCTGGCAGCGTGACCTGACCGACTCAACGGTGCTGCGCAATATGGGCGTCGCGTTCGGCTACTCGCTGCTTGCGTACGACTCGCTGATCCGTGGTCTCGACAAGCTCGAAGTGAATGCGCAGCGTCTGAATGAAGACCTCGACAATTGCTGGGAAGTGCTGGCCGAGCCGGTGCAAACGGTGATGCGCCGTTACGGCATCGAGAACCCGTATGAGCAGTTGAAGGAACTGACGCGCGGCAAGGGGATCACGCGTGAAGCGCTGCAAACTTTCGTGACTGGTCTCGCGATTCCGCAAGATGCGAAGGATCGTTTGCTCGCCATGACGCCGGGTTCGTATATCGGCAAGGCAGTCGAACTGGCTAAGCGGATCGCTTAG
- a CDS encoding gluconokinase, with the protein MILIAMGVSGAGKTKIGEMLAERLHCAFTDGDAFHSAANKEKMHHGIPLTDEDRWPWLQTIRAAIEEKQRAGEQAVFTCSSLKRSYREVLRGGSNGDKGVCFVYLKGSFEVLRERLTTRTGHFFDPSLLQSQLDTLEEPGPDEAITVSIELSPEEIVDDVLRQMKIR; encoded by the coding sequence ATGATTCTGATCGCAATGGGCGTGTCGGGCGCCGGCAAAACGAAGATTGGCGAAATGCTGGCGGAACGCCTGCACTGCGCGTTCACCGACGGCGATGCATTTCACAGCGCCGCCAACAAGGAGAAAATGCACCACGGCATTCCGCTTACCGACGAAGACCGTTGGCCGTGGCTGCAAACCATCCGTGCGGCGATCGAAGAAAAGCAGAGGGCGGGCGAGCAGGCGGTGTTCACGTGTTCGTCGCTGAAGCGTTCGTATCGCGAGGTTCTGCGCGGCGGTAGCAACGGTGATAAGGGCGTGTGCTTCGTCTATCTGAAGGGTTCGTTTGAGGTGCTGCGCGAGCGGTTGACCACGCGTACCGGTCACTTCTTCGATCCATCGCTGCTGCAAAGTCAGCTCGATACGCTCGAAGAGCCGGGCCCGGACGAGGCGATCACGGTGAGCATCGAGTTGTCGCCGGAAGAGATCGTCGACGACGTGTTGAGGCAGATGAAGATCCGGTAA